The proteins below come from a single Vanessa atalanta chromosome 21, ilVanAtal1.2, whole genome shotgun sequence genomic window:
- the LOC125072466 gene encoding mucin-2-like isoform X4: MHIATLIALVQLSLATAVSDVGTLTAAELNLELAGDGLSPFFEDSSGETGVNFVRGSRAADSPLSPDIDVQCSADYIQVTVEFSDIYDGIIYSKGFLNDPKCKYVSSGGSQSRYSFRVPLNGCGSRPLCNACGTIDNVLVFQGDELVQGSYDFARKVSCAGTALEVSTGVKKEQSHVLKLKPFMVDMLDVVAVQGPAGGVECWMDIQKGVFPQTTPLENSIKIGEYLTILIYLKDIRNQFNLKIHDCWAYDNEDYDSSKTNKIQLTDKDGCPKKKKFIDSWQKSTNTGKSGATLIAYSKISAFRFPETDQVYLTCNVELCTSNCDASCNGIIKEITTVIPDTKCYPGSTDPLCSRPTTTAQPNCFSGNNDPRCPKLITPPPPNCFPGNNDPRCPKPTTTAPPRCFPGSNDPRCPKPTIATPNCYPGNTDPRCPRPTTPEAPRCFPGSTDPRCPKPTSPAPPRCFPGSTDPRCPSPSTTLPPKPLCYPGSPDPTCPQTPKPTSLTPPTYLPPSTEIPKCYPGSTDARCPKPTTPASPNCFPGNSDPRCPKPTTPAPPNCYPGNTDPRCPRPTTPEAPRCFPGSTDSRCPKPTTQVPPKCFPGSSDPRCPKPTKQAPPNCFPGNTDPRCPKPTTPEAPRCFPGSTDTRCPKPTTPAPPNCYPGNTDSRCPRPSTPEAPKCFPGNTDPRCPKPTTPEAPRCYPGSTDTRCPKPTTPAPPRCFPGSSDPRCPKPTTPTPPNCYPGNTDPRCPQPTTPEAPRCFPGSTDARCPQPTTPEAPRCFPGSTDARCPKPTTPAAPRCYPGSTDPRCPKPTTPSPTKTVCYPGSPDPKCPQPPRPTTLTPPTYLPPSTEIPNCYPGNTDPRCPKPTTPEAPRCFPGSTDTRCPQPTTPSPPRCFPGSSDPRCPKPTTPAPPNCYPGNTDPRCPKPTTPEAPRCFPGSTDTRCPKPTTPAPPRCFPGSSDPRCPKPTTPAPPNCYPGNSDPRCPKPTTPAAPRCYPGSTDPRCPKPTTPSPTKPVCYPGSPDPKCPQPPRPTTLTPPTYLPPSTEIPKCYPGSTDARCPKPTTPAPPRCFPGSSDPRCPKPTTPAPPNCYPGNTDSRCPKPTTPEAPRCFPGSTDARCPQPTTPAPPRCFPGSTDPRCPKPTTPAPPNCYPGNTDPRCPKPTTPESPRCFPGSTDARCPQPTTPSPPRCFPGSSDPRCPKPTTPAPPNCYPGNTDTRCPKPTTPEAPRCFPGSTDARCPKPTTPAPPRCFPGSSDPRCPKPTTPAPPNCYPGNTDPRCPKPTTPTAPRCYPGSTDPRCPKPTTPSPTKPVCYPGSPDPKCPQPPRPTTLTPPTYLPPSTEIPKCYPGSTDARCPKPTTPAPPRCFPGSSDPRCPKPTTPAPPNCYPGNTDPRCPKPTTPEAPRCFPGSTDARCPKPTTPAPPRCFPGSSDPRCPKPTTPAPPNCYPGNTDPRCPKPTTPEAPRCFPGSTDARCPKPTTPAPPRCFPGSSDPRCPKPTTPAPPNCYPGNTDPRCPKPTTPEAPRCFPGSTDARCPKPTTPAPPRCFPGSSDPRCPKPTTPAPPNCYPGNTDPRCPKPTTPEAPRCFPGSTDARCPKPTTPAPPRCFPGSNDPRCPKPTTPEAPRCFPGSSDPRCPKPTTPAPPNCYPGNTDPRCPKPTTPEAPRCFPGSTDARCPKPTTPAPPRCFPGSSDPRCPKPTTPAPPNCYPGNTDPRCPKPTTPEAPRCFPGSTDARCPQPTTPAPPRCFPGSSDPRCPKPTTPAPPNCYPGNTDPRCPKPTTPAAPRCYPGSTDPRCPKPTTPPPTKPVCYPGSPDPKCPQPPRPTTLTPPTYLPPSTEIPKCYPGSTDARCPKPTTPAPPRCFPGSSDPRCPKPTTPAPPNCYPGNTDSRCPKPTTPEAPRCFPGSTDARCPKPTTPAPPRCFPGSNDPRCPRPTTPEPPRCFPGSSDPRCPKPTTPAPPNCYPGNTDPRCPKPTTPEAPRCFPGSTDARCPKPTTPAPPRCFPGSSDPRCPKPTTPAPPNCYPGNTDPRCPKPTTPEAPRCFPGSTDARCPKPTTPAPPRCFPGSNDPRCPKPTTPEAPRCFPGSSDPRCPKPTTPAPPNCYPGNTDPRCPKPTTPEAPRCFPGSTDARCPQPTTPAPPRCFPGSSDPRCPKPTTPASPNCYPGNTDPRCPKPTTPAAPSCYPGSTDPRCPKPTTPSPTKPVCYPGSPDPKCPQPPRPTTLTPPTYLPPSTEIPKCYPGSTDARCPQPTTPSPPKCFPGSDDPRCPKPTTPQAPRCYPGSSDPRCPKPTTPEAPRCYPGSSDPRCPKPTTPEAPRCYPGSSDPRCPKPTTPEAPRCFPGSTDARCPKPTTPAPPRCYPGSSDPRCPKPTTPEAPRCYPGSTDPRCPQPTKKPSTPSSCYPGSKDPKCPQPFAPSSTNPPSTYLPPFPLENEVKSPRVNRLAIKSFDYYDSQAEIDNFDSSRTKPKTRNVRDVSNSLYDEFPISLEYSAIVGSVMFVILSLGVTLFIYKNKASLKRKENVAITNTHPC, from the exons ATGCACATAGCGACACTGATTGCACTCGTGCAG CTGTCGCTCGCTACAGCTGTTTCAGATGTCGGAACGCTCACCGCAGCCGAGCTGAACCTTGAGCTGGCTGGAGATGGTTTATCACCATTTTTCGAAGATTCAAGTGGTGAAACCGGAGTCAATTTCGTGAGGGGTTCAAGAGCTGCAGATTCACCGCTGTCACCAGATATTGACGTACAATGTTCAGCAGATTATATTCAAGTCACGGTTGAATTCTCTGACATATACGATGGAATAATTTACAGCAAGGGCTTCCTGAATGATCCCAAATGCAA ATACGTATCTTCCGGAGGCAGCCAATCTCGGTACTCTTTCCGAGTGCCATTGAATGGCTGTGGAAGCCGACCACTTTGCAATGCTTGCGGCACCATCGACAACGTCCTCGTGTTCCAAGGAGACGAATTAGTGCAAGGATCTTATGATTTCGCTAGAAAG GTATCATGTGCTGGAACTGCTCTAGAAGTTTCGACTGGTGTCAAAAAGGAACAATCACATGTTCTAAAGCTAAAGCCTTTTATGGTTGACATGCTCGATGTAGTGGCAGTACAAGGACCGGCCGGTGGTGTAGAATGCTGGATGGATATTCAGAAAGGAGTTTTCCCTCaa acaaCTCCGTTGGAAAATTCGATTAAAATCGGCGAATATCTCACCATccttatttatttgaaagatatcagaaatcaatttaatcttaaaattcaCGATTGTTGGGCTTATGATAATGAAGATTATGATAGTTCGAAGAcgaataaaattcaattgacTGACAAAGATGGTTGCCCCAA gaAAAAGAAATTCATCGACTCATGGCAAAAATCTACAAATACTGGAAAATCTGGTGCAACATTGATTGCTTACAGCAAAATAAGTGCTTTCCGTTTTCCGGAAACTGATCAAGTCTATCTGACTTGTAATGTTGAG ctATGCACAAGCAACTGTGATGCAAGCTGTAATGGAATTATAAAGGAAATAACAACTGTTATACCAGACACGAAATGTTATCCCGGATCTACTGATCCTCTTTGTTCAAGACCAACAACTACTGCACAGCCAAACTGTTTCTCTGGCAACAATGACCCACGTTGCCCTAAGCTGATAACACCTCCACCACCTAACTGCTTCCCAGGCAACAATGACCCACGTTGCCCAAAACCAACAACAACTGCTCCTCCAAGATGCTTCCCTGGCAGCAACGATCCCCGTTGTCCTAAACCAACTATAGCTACACCTAATTGTTACCCCGGTAATACAGATCCTCGTTGCCCAAGGCCTACTACACCTGAGGCACCAAGGTGCTTCCCTGGCAGTACAGACCCGCGTTGCCCGAAACCAACATCGCCTGCACCACCCAGATGCTTCCCAGGAAGTACTGATCCACGTTGCCCAAGTCCTTCAACTACTTTACCTCCAAAACCATTATGTTATCCTGGATCACCAGATCCAACATGCCCACAAACCCCTAAGCCAACATCTCTCACACCACCTACTTATTTACCTCCATCCACGGAAATACCGAAATGCTATCCGGGCTCGACAGACGCTCGTTGTCCAAAACCCACAACTCCCGCTTCCCCAAATTGCTTCCCTGGTAACAGTGATCCCCGATGTCCGAAGCCAACAACACCAGCACCACCTAACTGCTACCCTGGAAATACTGACCCACGTTGCCCAAGGCCTACGACACCTGAGGCACCGAGATGTTTTCCTGGTAGCACAGATTCACGATGTCCTAAGCCGACAACTCAAGTTCCACCAAAATGCTTCCCTGGCAGTAGTGATCCCCGTTGTCCCAAACCAACTAAACAAGCACCACCGAACTGCTTCCCAGGCAACACAGATCCACGTTGCCCTAAACCCACAACACCTGAAGCACCGAGATGTTTTCCTGGAAGTACAGACACTCGTTGTCCTAAACCAACAACTCCTGCACCTCCGAACTGCTACCCCGGTAATACAGACTCACGTTGCCCAAGGCCTTCAACGCCTGAGGCACCAAAGTGTTTCCCTG GAAACACAGATCCACGTTGCCCTAAACCTACAACACCTGAAGCACCGAGATGTTACCCTGGAAGTACAGACACTCGTTGTCCTAAACCAACAACTCCTGCTCCTCCGAGGTGTTTCCCTGGCAGCAGCGATCCTCGTTGCCCTAAACCAACTACACCTACACCTCCGAACTGCTACCCCGGTAATACAGACCCACGATGCCCACAGCCTACAACGCCCGAGGCCCCAAGGTGTTTCCCTGGTAGCACAGATGCACGTTGCCCTCAACCCACTACGCCTGAGGCGCCCAGATGTTTCCCTGGTAGTACAGATGCTCGCTGCCCCAAACCTACAACACCTGCTGCACCGAGGTGCTATCCTGGCAGTACTGATCCGCGTTGTCCAAAACCTACAACTCCTTCACCTACCAAAACAGTCTGTTATCCTGGGTCACCCGACCCGAAGTGCCCACAGCCTCCTAGGCCTACAACTCTAACACCACCTACTTACTTGCCCCCATCCACAGAAATACCTAA CTGCTATCCTGGAAACACAGATCCACGTTGCCCTAAGCCCACAACACCTGAAGCACCGAGATGTTTCCCCGGAAGTACAGACACTCGTTGTCCTCAACCAACAACTCCATCACCTCCAAGATGCTTCCCTGGTAGCAGCGATCCTAGGTGCCCCAAGCCAACAACACCTGCACCACCTAACTGCTATCCTGGAAACACAGATCCCCGTTGCCCTAAGCCCACAACACCTGAAGCACCGAGATGTTTCCCTGGAAGTACAGACACTCGTTGTCCTAAACCAACGACTCCAGCACCTCCAAGATGCTTCCCTGGGAGCAGCGATCCTAGATGCCCTAAGCCAACAACACCTGCACCACCTAACTGCTATCCTGGAAACTCAGATCCACGCTGCCCCAAACCTACAACACCTGCTGCACCAAGGTGCTATCCTGGTAGTACTGATCCGCGTTGTCCAAAACCTACAACGCCTTCACCTACCAAACCAGTCTGTTATCCTGGGTCACCCGACCCAAAGTGCCCACAGCCTCCTAGGCCTACTACTCTAACACCACCTACTTACTTGCCCCCATCCACAGAAATACCTAAATGCTATCCGGGCTCGACAGACGCTCGTTGTCCTAAACCAACAACTCCTGCTCCTCCGAGATGTTTCCCCGGTAGCAGTGATCCTCGATGCCCTAAGCCTACAACACCAGCACCACCTAACTGCTACCCAGGAAATACTGATTCACGCTGCCCTAAGCCTACAACACCTGAAGCACCGAGATGTTTCCCTGGAAGCACAGACGCTCGTTGTCCTCAACCAACAACTCCAGCACCTCCAAGATGCTTCCCTGGTAGCACCGATCCTAG ATGCCCTAAGCCAACAACACCTGC ACCACCTAACTGCTATCCTGGAAACACAGATCCCCGTTGCCCTAAGCCCACAACACCTGAATCACCGAGATGTTTTCCCGGAAGTACAGACGCTCGTTGTCCTCAACCAACAACTCCATCACCTCCAAGATGCTTCCCTGGTAGCAGCGATCCTAGGTGCCCCAAGCCAACAACACCTGCACCACCTAACTGCTATCCTGGAAACACAGATACACGTTGTCCTAAGCCCACCACACCTGAAGCACCGAGATGTTTCCCTGGAAGTACAGACGCTCGTTGTCCTAAACCAACGACTCCAGCACCTCCAAGATGCTTCCCTGGGAGCAGCGATCCTAGATGCCCTAAGCCAACAACACCTGCACCACCTAACTGCTATCCTGGAAACACAGATCCACGCTGCCCAAAACCTACAACACCTACTGCACCAAGGTGCTATCCTGGCAGTACTGATCCACGTTGTCCAAAACCTACAACTCCTTCACCTACCAAACCAGTCTGTTATCCTGGGTCACCCGACCCGAAGTGCCCACAGCCTCCTAGGCCTACTACTCTAACACCACCTACTTACTTGCCCCCATCCACAGAAATACCTAAATGCTATCCGGGCTCCACAGACGCTCGTTGTCCAAAACCAACAACTCCTGCACCTCCAAGATGCTTCCCTG GTAGCAGCGATCCTCGATGCCCTAAGCCAACAACACCAGCACCACCTAACTGCTACCCAGGAAACACAGATCCACGTTGCCCTAAACCCACAACACCTGAAGCGCCAAGATGTTTCCCTGGAAGCACAGATGCTCGTTGTCCTAAACCGACAACTCCTGCACCTCCGAGATGCTTCCCTGGTAGCAGTGATCCTAGATGCCCTAAGCCAACAACACCTGCACCACCTAACTGCTATCCTGGAAACACAGATCCCCGTTGCCCTAAGCCCACAACACCTGAAGCACCGAGATGTTTCCCTGGAAGTACAGATGCTCGTTGTCCTAAACCAACAACTCCCGCACCTCCGAGATGCTTCCCTG GTAGCAGCGATCCTCGATGCCCTAAGCCAACAACACCGGCACCACCTAACTGCTATCCAGGAAACACAGATCCACGTTGCCCTAAACCCACAACACCTGAAGCTCCAAGATGTTTCCCTGGAAGCACAGATGCTCGTTGTCCTAAACCGACAACTCCTGCACCTCCGAGATGCTTCCCTGGTAGCAGTGATCCTAGATGCCCTAAGCCAACAACACCTGCACCACCTAACTGCTATCCTGGAAACACAGATCCCCGTTGCCCTAAGCCCACAACACCTGAAGCACCGAGATGTTTCCCTGGAAGTACAGATGCTCGTTGTCCTAAACCAACAACTCCCGCACCTCCGAGATGCTTCCCTGGTAGTAATGATCCTCGCTGCCCTAAACCTACGACACCTGAAGCTCCAAGATGTTTCCCTGGTAGCAGCGATCCTCGATGCCCTAAGCCAACAACACCGGCACCACCTAACTGCTATCCAGGAAACACAGATCCACGTTGCCCTAAACCCACAACACCTGAAGCTCCAAGATGTTTCCCTGGAAGCACAGACGCTCGTTGTCCTAAGCCGACAACTCCTGCACCTCCAAGATGCTTCCCTGGTAGCAGTGATCCTAGATGCCCTAAGCCAACAACACCTGCACCACCTAATTGCTATCCAGGAAACACAGATCCCCGTTGCCCTAAACCCACAACACCTGAAGCTCCGAGATGTTTCCCTGGAAGCACAGACGCTCGTTGTCCTCAACCAACGACTCCTGCACCTCCAAGATGCTTCCCTGGGAGCAGCGATCCTAGATGCCCTAAGCCAACAACACCTGCACCACCTAACTGCTATCCTGGAAACACAGATCCACGCTGCCCCAAACCTACAACACCTGCTGCACCAAGGTGCTATCCTGGCAGTACTGATCCACGTTGTCCAAAACCTACAACTCCTCCACCTACCAAACCAGTCTGTTATCCTGGGTCACCCGACCCGAAGTGCCCACAGCCTCCTAGGCCTACTACTCTAACACCACCTACTTACTTGCCCCCATCCACAGAAATACCTAAATGCTATCCGGGCTCGACAGACGCTCGTTGTCCTAAACCAACAACTCCTGCTCCTCCGAGATGTTTCCCTGGTAGCAGTGATCCTCGATGCCCTAAGCCTACAACACCAGCACCACCTAACTGCTACCCAGGAAATACTGATTCACGCTGCCCTAAGCCCACAACGCCTGAAGCACCGAGATGTTTCCCTGGAAGTACAGATGCTCGTTGTCCAAAACCAACAACTCCTGCACCTCCAAGATGCTTCCCTGGTAGTAATGATCCTCGCTGCCCTAGACCTACGACACCCGAACCTCCAAGATGTTTCCCTGGTAGCAGCGATCCTCGATGCCCTAAGCCAACAACACCAGCACCACCTAACTGCTACCCAGGAAACACAGATCCACGTTGCCCTAAACCCACAACACCTGAAGCGCCAAGATGTTTCCCTGGAAGCACAGATGCTCGTTGTCCTAAACCGACAACTCCTGCACCTCCGAGATGCTTCCCTGGTAGCAGTGATCCTAGATGCCCTAAGCCAACAACACCTGCACCACCTAACTGCTATCCTGGAAACACAGATCCCCGTTGCCCTAAGCCCACAACACCTGAAGCACCGAGATGTTTCCCTGGAAGTACAGATGCTCGTTGTCCTAAACCAACAACTCCCGCACCTCCGAGATGCTTCCCTGGTAGTAATGATCCTCGCTGCCCTAAACCTACGACACCTGAAGCTCCAAGATGTTTCCCTGGTAGCAGCGATCCTCGATGCCCTAAGCCAACAACACCAGCACCACCTAACTGCTACCCAGGGAACACAGATCCACGTTGCCCTAAACCCACAACACCTGAAGCGCCAAGATGTTTCCCTGGAAGCACAGACGCTCGTTGTCCTCAACCAACAACTCCAGCACCTCCAAGATGCTTCCCTGGTAGCAGCGATCCTAGATGCCCTAAGCCAACAACACCAGCATCACCTAACTGCTATCCTGGAAACACAGATCCACGCTGCCCCAAACCTACAACACCTGCTGCACCAAGCTGCTATCCTGGCAGTACTGATCCGCGTTGTCCAAAACCTACAACTCCTTCACCTACGAAACCAGTCTGTTATCCTGGGTCACCCGACCCAAAGTGCCCACAGCCTCCTAGGCCTACTACTCTAACACCACCTACTTACTTGCCCCCATCCACAGAAATACCTAAATGCTATCCGGGCTCGACAGATGCTCGTTGTCCTCAACCAACAACTCCTTCTCCTCCAAAATGCTTCCCCGGTAGTGATGACCCCCGCTGCCCTAAGCCTACTACACCTCAAGCTCCCAGATGTTACCCTGGCAGTAGTGACCCTCGCTGCCCTAAGCCTACTACACCTGAAGCTCCCAGATGTTACCCCGGTAGTAGTGACCCTCGCTGCCCTAAGCCTACTACACCTGAAGCTCCCAGATGTTACCCCGGTAGTAGTGATCCTCGCTGCCCTAAACCTACGACACCTGAAGCGCCGAGATGTTTCCCTGGTAGTACAGACGCTCGTTGTCCTAAACCAACAACTCCTGCTCCTCCGAGATGTTACCCCGGAAGTAGTGACCCTCGCTGCCCTAAACCCACCACACCTGAAGCTCCAAGATGCTACCCCGGTAGCACTGATCCTCGCTGTCCTCAACCAACTAAAAAGCCCTCAACACCAAGTTCATGTTATCCTGGTTCTAAAGACCCCAAATGTCCGCAACCATTCGCACCTAGTAGTACAAACCCACCTTCGACTTACTTGCCACCATTTCCTCTAGAAAATGAAGTAAAATCTCCGCGCGTGAATAGATTAGCTATAAAAAGCTTCGATTATTACGATTCACAGGCTGAAATAG ATAACTTTGATTCCTCACGAACGAAACCAAAAACAAGAAACGTTAGGGACGTAAGCAATTCCTTATACGACGAGTTTCCGATATCCTTAGAGTACTCAGCAATTGTAGGGTCTGtcatgtttgtaattttatcattaggtgtaactctttttatatataaaaacaaggcGAGCCTTAAACGAAAAGAAAATGTAGCAATTACAAATACTCATCCTTGCTAA